One part of the Magallana gigas chromosome 5, xbMagGiga1.1, whole genome shotgun sequence genome encodes these proteins:
- the LOC105333049 gene encoding mediator of RNA polymerase II transcription subunit 30, with translation MANPGHQYGHSMMSQPSMGQQYPASTMASQQQQQQQQQGMMTNQHSMMGVQQTQQGMMGHQPQTSAPQQVQPMMSPTKEINGVSMCKKGQEYVQELFQKMHDIFKYMTTKANQLPNGINCSVQMATERRAKVAEQIEHLTMLFKKIRLFYDNVNEMCPDDPDDDVLVAVMGQPFEEKFTPSPDSCFKYKIGKEENREMVEQLRMKNRQLKAIIDQMRTIIWEINTMIVMRKT, from the exons ATGGCCAACCCAGGGCATCAATATGGTCATTCCATGATGTCCCAGCCAAGCATGGGGCAACAATACCCAGCAAGCACAATGGCAAGCCAGCAGCAGCAACAACAGCAGCAACAAGGCATGATGACCAATCAGCACAGCATGATGGGAGTCCAGCAAACTCAGCAAGGCATGATGGGACATCAGCCCCAGACATCAGCACCTCAGCAG GTACAACCAATGATGTCTCCTACTAAAGAGATCAACGGGGTCAGCATGTGCAAAAAAGGACAGGAATATGTACAGGAGCTATTCCAGAAAATGCATGACATTTTCAAATACATGACAACGAAAGCAAATCAG CTACCTAATGGCATCAACTGTAGTGTCCAGATGGCCACGGAGAGGAGGGCAAAGGTCGCGGAGCAGATTGAGCATCTCACCATGCTGTTCAAGAAAATCCGACTGTTCTATGACAATGTGAATGAGATGTGTCCCGATGACCCTGATGATGAT GTTTTGGTGGCAGTAATGGGGCAACCATTTGAAGAAAAGTTTACACCAAGTCCTGACTCATGTTTTAAGTACAAAATTGGAAAAGAAGAAAACAGAGAAATGGTAGAA CAACTTAGAATGAAGAACCGGCAGTTGAAGGCTATTATTGATCAGATGAGGACCATTATCTGGGAAATCAACACAATGATTGTGATGAGAAAAACTTGA